In Rosa chinensis cultivar Old Blush chromosome 1, RchiOBHm-V2, whole genome shotgun sequence, a genomic segment contains:
- the LOC112196780 gene encoding probable arabinosyltransferase ARAD1, with protein sequence MMRMGGRQMTRSKSPLLVLTLVLAALSLLFFFLFSFRSDGPAPFSDGPLHPNPIYKPETSFVASLERFLLAFHNSPPSAPQRTHDPEHLDDLLFNTDTQRLYADPYYPLTMPLRVYVYDMPPKFTYDLLRLFITSYKDTSNLTSNGSPVHRLIEQHSIDYWLWADLIAPESERLLKSVVRVHRQEEADLFYVPFFTTISFFLMEKQQCKSLYREALKWITDQPAWNRSGGRDHIIPVHHPWSFKSVRRSVKNAIWLLPDMDSTGNWYKPGQVYLEKDLILPYVANVDLCDARCVSETQSRRTTLLFFRGRLKRNAGGKIRAKLVAELSGAEGVSIEEGTAGEGGKAAAQNGMRKSIFCLNPAGDTPSSARLFDAIVSGCIPVIVSDELELPFEGILDYRKIALFVSSSDAVQPGWLLTYLRNISPAQIEEMRQNLAKYSRHFIYSSPAQPLGPEDLVWRMMAGKLVNIKLHTRRSQRVVKESRSICTCDCRRPNSTTPGHLL encoded by the exons ATGATGAGAATGGGTGGAAGGCAAATGACAAGATCCAAATCCCCACTTCTAGTATTGACCCTGGTTCTCGCGGCCCTctccctcctcttcttcttcctcttctctttccGCAGCGATGGCCCCGCCCCGTTCTCCGATGGCCCACTCCACCCGAACCCGATTTACAAACCCGAAACCTCCTTCGTCGCCTCCCTCGAGCGCTTCCTCCTCGCTTTTCACAACTCCCCTCCTTCCGCCCCCCAGAGGACTCACGATCCTGAACACCTCGACGATTTGCTCTTCAACACCGACACTCAGCGACTCTACGCAGATCCCTACTACCCACTCACCATGCCTCTTAGGGTTTACGTCTACGACATGCCCCCCAAGTTCACCTACGATCTCCTCCGCCTCTTCATCACCTCCTACAAGGACACCTCCAATCTCACCTCCAATGGAAGCCCCGTCCACCGCCTCATCGAACag CATTCGATTGATTACTGGCTGTGGGCGGATTTGATAGCTCCGGAGTCAGAGAGGCTGCTGAAGAGCGTAGTGAGAGTGCATCGGCAGGAGGAGGCAGACCTCTTCTACGTTCCCTTCTTCACCACCATTAGCTTCTTCTTGATGGAGAAGCAGCAATGCAAATCGCTTTACAGG GAAGCTCTCAAGTGGATCACGGATCAGCCTGCCTGGAACCGATCCGGAGGAAGGGATCATATTATTCCAGTTCATCATCCTTGGTCGTTTAAGTCTGTTCGCCGATCTGTGAAAAATGCAATTTGGCTGCTTCCTGATATGGACTCTACAGGCAACTG GTACAAGCCAGGACAAGTTTATTTGGAGAAAGATCTCATTCTTCCTTATGTTGCCAATGTTGATCTTTGTGATGCCAGATGTGTATCTGAGACTCAATCCAGGAGAACAACTCTGCTCTTTTTTCGTGGGCGGCTTAAAAGAAATGCG GGAGGGAAGATACGTGCAAAACTTGTAGCAGAACTTAGTGGGGCTGAGGGTGTATCTATAGAGGAGGGGACAGCTGGAGAAGGAGGAAAGGCAGCAGCTCAGAATGGAATGCGCAA GTCTATATTTTGCTTAAACCCAGCTGGTGATACTCCATCATCTGCTAGATTATTTGATGCCATTGTTAGTGGTTGCATACCGGTCATAGTTAGTGATGAGTTGGAGCTTCCTTTTGAAGGAATACTAGATTATAGAAAG AttgctttatttgtttcttCCAGTGATGCTGTACAACCAGGTTGGCTTTTAACATATCTTAGAAATATTAGCCCTGCTCAAATTGAAGAAATGCGCCAGAATCTTGCTAAG TACTCAAGGCATTTCATATATTCCAGTCCTGCTCAACCCTTGGGTCCGGAAGACTTGGTTTGGAGAATG ATGGCTGGTAAGTTGGTGAATATCAAGCTTCACACTCGACGATCTCAACGTGTGGTGAAAGAGTCGAGAAGCATCTGCACCTGCGATTGCAGACGCCCCAATTCCACAACCCCAGGTCACTTGTTGTAA
- the LOC112185555 gene encoding TOM1-like protein 1, translated as MSDNLMEKVSAFGERLKIEGSEVGRKMSAGLSSVSFKVKELFQGPNQGDKIVEEATSEVLDEPDWALNLEICDMINTERVNSVELIRGIKKRIMLKSPRVQYLSLVLLETVVKNCEKAFSEIAAERVLDEMVKVIDDPQTVVNNRNKALVLIEAWGESTGELRYLPVYEETYKSLRSRGIRFPGRDNESLAPIFTPPRSVSASELDAGLSQQIPVDIPVQSFTPEQSKEAFDVARNSIELLSTVFSSSPQQDALQDDLTTTLVYQCRQSQATVQRIIESAGENEALLFEALNVNDEICKALSKYEELTKPSVAHQQPEPAMIPVAVEPDESPIHTKEDSLIRKPAGSRGVPHAGINDDMMDDLDEMIFGKKGGSSSEGGQDPKKQQPPSKDDLISF; from the exons ATGAGTGACAATTTGATGGAGAAAGTGAGTGCTTTTGGTGAACGCCTCAAGATTGAAGGGAGTGAAGTCGGCCGAAAGATGAGTGCCGGCTTGAGCTCAGTGAGCTTCAAGGTGAAGGAGCTTTTCCAAGGTCCAAACCAAGGAGATAAGATCGTTGAAGAGGCCACGTCAGAGGTACTTGATGAACCTGACTGGGCATTGAATCTTGAGATTTGTGATATGATCAATACTGAAAGAGTTAACAGTGTTGAATTGATCCGTGGAATAAAAAAGCGCATTATGTTGAAGAGTCCTAGGGTTCAGTACCTTTCTTTGGTACTGCTTGAAACAGTTGTTAAAAATTGTGAGAAGGCTTTCTCAGAGATAGCAGCTGAGAGAGTTCTTGATGAGATGGTGAAGGTGATTGATGACCCTCAGACTGTTGTTAATAATCGCAACAAGGCTTTGGTGCTGATCGAAGCATGGGGAGAATCAACCGGGGAGCTCCGCTATCTGCCTGTTTACGAGGAAACATACAAG AGTTTAAGATCAAGAGGTATTCGGTTCCCTGGTCGTGACAACGAGAGTTTGGCACCCATTTTCACTCCCCCTCGTTCAGTTTCAGCTTCAGAGTTAGACGCTGGTCTTTCCCAGCAGATTCCAGTTGATATTCCTGTGCAAAGCTTTACCCCTGAACAATCAAAGGAAGCATTTGACGTTGCAAGAAACAGTATTGAGCTTCTTAGtactgttttttcttcttcacccCAACAAGATGCTTTACAG GATGACTTGACAACCACACTTGTGTACCAATGCCGTCAGTCTCAAGCCACTGTGCAAAGAATTATAGAGTCAGCTGGAGAGAACGAGGCCCTGCTGTTTGAAGCGTTAAACGTGAATGATGAGATCTGTAAAGCTCTATCCAAGTATGAAGAACTGACAAAGCCTTCTGTTGCCCACCAGCAGCCAGAACCTGCAATGATACCTGTTGCTGTTGAGCCTGATGAATCACCAATTCACACGAAAGAGGATTCCTTGATCAGAAAACCAGCTGGTTCTCGAGGTGTCCCTCATGCAGGGATCAATGATGACATGATGGATGATCTCGATGAGATGATATTTGGCAAGAAAGGTGGGAGCTCATCGGAAGGAGGCCAAGATCCAAAGAAGCAGCAGCCGCCGTCAAAGGATGACCTGATCAGCTTTTGA
- the LOC112185565 gene encoding peptidyl-tRNA hydrolase 2, mitochondrial yields the protein MMGLGWVGAILVGAGWLALGYCFGARYPPSRIFVSARAARLAKQKAVASDGDGKKKKIKDPLDIEKLADILQDFKMVLVVRNDLKMGKGKIAAQCSHATLGLYKKLLRRAPKSLNRWEMCAQPKVVLKVETEEEMLVLQDRAKSLNLPNHITIDAGKTQIAPNSRTVMAILGPIEVVDDVTGGLKLM from the exons ATGATGGGTTTGGGTTGGGTGGGAGCGATATTAGTAGGAGCAGGCTGGCTTGCTTTGGGCTATTGCTTTGGCGCGCGTTACCCTCCTTCTCGCATTTTCGTCTCAGCTAGAGCCGCCAGACTAGCCAAGCAGAAAGCTGTTGCCAGTGACGGTGacggcaagaagaagaagatcaaagaCCCCCTTGACATTGAAAAGCTCGCTGACATTCTCCAAGATTTCAAAATG GTCTTGGTGGTCAGGAATGATCTGAAGATGGGCAAAGGGAAAATTGCTGCTCAATGCAG TCATGCGACTTTGGGCCTCTACAAAAAGCTCCTCCGTCGGGCACCAAAATCTTTAAACAG GTGGGAGATGTGTGCACAACCTAAAGTTGTTCTAAAAGTAGAAACTGAAGAAGAgatgcttgttttgcaa GATAGAGCAAAATCACTTAACTTACCAAACCATATTACAATTGATGCTGGGAAGACTCAGATTGCACCAA ATTCAAGGACAGTGATGGCTATTCTTG GACCGATTGAAGTGGTTGATGATGTAACAGGTGGACTGAAACTCATGTAG
- the LOC112185574 gene encoding probable calcium-binding protein CML18, which translates to MSANRKQSAPAPKLDHEQIAELREIFRSFDQNNDGSLTPLELGSLLRSLGLKASHEQVETLIQKADRNDNGLVEFSEFLVLVKPDLLLLQGGMCPYSEEMLRNMFDMFDRDGNGYISAAELAHSMAKLGHALTAEELIGMMEEADTDGDGQIDFQEFARAITSAAVHNRWT; encoded by the coding sequence ATGAGCGCCAACAGAAAGCAATCAGCTCCGGCGCCGAAGCTGGACCACGAGCAGATCGCGGAGCTGCGAGAGATATTCCGATCGTTTGACCAAAACAACGACGGAAGTTTGACCCCTCTGGAGCTGGGGTCGCTGCTCCGGTCGCTGGGGCTGAAGGCGAGCCATGAGCAGGTGGAGACTCTGATCCAAAAGGCTGATCGTAACGACAACGGGCTGGTGGAGTTCTCGGAGTTCCTGGTGCTGGTGAAGCCTGACCTATTACTACTGCAAGGCGGCATGTGTCCGTACAGCGAGGAGATGCTGAGGAACATGTTTGACATGTTCGATAGGGATGGTAATGGCTACATCAGTGCCGCGGAGCTGGCCCACTCCATGGCCAAGCTTGGCCACGCGCTCACGGCGGAGGAGCTGATTGGGATGATGGAGGAGGCCGATACGGATGGAGATGGCCAAATCGATTTTCAGGAGTTTGCAAGGGCCATTACATCGGCGGCGGTCCATAATCGTTGGACATGA
- the LOC121049994 gene encoding probable cysteine protease RDL3, protein MAIVQNKIVMLVITIMLGTFMLGTLAITSDQVLPSEKYKKSTINITQKFEEWMVEHNRVYSNNSEKEKRYEIFKKNYERMRAKYNNTEPELNIFGDKTEDELPKGGMKIPKIPYCSLFHYFVPEYKISVYEGAVRIRRQHGGQMLYVDKPYEDDTDGTEEDDIDFWLVKNSWGTTCGRKGGYFRIKRNVDKPGGFM, encoded by the exons ATGGCTATTGTTCAAAATAAAATAGTAATGTTGGTCATCACCATCATGCTCGGGACTTTCATGCTCGGGACTTTGGCAATTACATCAGACCAAGTACTACCATCTGAAAAATACAAGAAATCCACGATCAATATTACGCAAAAGTTTGAAGAGTGGATGGTCGAGCATAATCGTGTCTACTCCAATAattcagaaaaggagaagcGTTACGAAATATTCAAGAAAAACTATGAGCGAATGCGAGCCAAGTATAATAATACTGAACCTGAGCTGaacatatttggtgataaaaCCGAGGATGAACTTCCCAAAGGTGGCATGAAAATACCGAAGATTCCTTACTGttctttgtttcattattttgttccTGAATACAAAATTTCGGTATATGAAGGAGCTGTAAGAATTAGACGGCAACATGGCG GGCAGATGCTTTATGTGGATAAGCCATATGAAGATGACACAGACGGGACAGAGGAAGATGACATAGACTTCTGGTTAGTGAAGAATTCTTGGGGCACGACCTGCGGTAGAAAAGGTGGATACTTCCGAATTAAAAGAAATGTGGATAAGCCAGGTGGTTTTATGTAA
- the LOC112185610 gene encoding binding partner of ACD11 1: MEEVRTVKINNVSLRATDHDLREFFSFSGEVEYVELHSYNETSQVAYVTFKDASGADTSILLSGATIVDRPVTIDMAADYKLPAAVASTLPAATVNVNAGGPKDAVRKAEDVVSSMLAKGFILGKDAISKAKAFDEKHQIYSTATATVATLDQKIGFSEKLSAGTSMVNDKLRQMDEKFQVSEKTKSAYSAAGQTVSTAGSALMSNRYILTGTAWATGAYNRAAQTANEVSQKTKEKVLAEEDKNGNKAEGSQGEGSKAEGSQAEGTKAEGSQADDSQADGNKAEGSQAGGNQAEGNRAEGSQAEGNKAEDSKAESNKVEGGS; this comes from the exons ATGGAGGAG GTAAGGACAGTGAAAATTAACAACGTCTCCCTCAGAGCAACGGACCATGATCTAAGAGAATTCTTTTCCTTCtccggtgaagttgaatatgtgGAACTACATAG TTACAATGAGACGTCTCAGGTTGCATATGTTACCTTCAAGGATGCCAGTGGAGCAGACACATCGATCCTCCTTTCG GGAGCGACTATAGTTGATCGACCTGTTACCATAGATATGGCTGCAGATTACAAGCTGCCAGCTGCTGTGGCATCAACACTTCCAGCC GCAACAGTTAATGTAAATGCTGGTGGCCCCAAAGATGCTGTCCGAAAGGCAGAGGATGTTGTGAGCAGCATGCTAGCAAAAGGGTTCATTTTGGGAAAAGATGCTATTAGCAAGGCAAAAGCCTTTGATGAGAAACACCAGATCTATTCCACTGCTACAGCCACAGTTGCTACATTGGACCAAAAGATTGGTTTTAGTGAGAAACTTAGTGCCGGCACATCCATGGTAAACGATAAACTGAGGCAAATGGATGAAAAGTTTCAGGTCTCTGAGAAGACAAAGTCTGCATATTCAGCTGCAGGGCAAACGGTCAGTACTGCAGGATCTGCACTCATGAGCAACCGTTACATATTAACTGGGACAGCATGGGCTACCGGTGCTTATAATAGGGCTGCCCAGACAGCAAATGAAGTGAGCCAGAAGACAAAGGAAAAGGTTTTAGCTGAGGAAGATAAAAATGGCAATAAAGCGGAAGGCAGTCAAGGGGAAGGCAGTAAAGCAGAAGGAAGTCAAGCGGAAGGCACTAAAGCGGAAGGCAGTCAAGCGGATGACAGTCAAGCAGATGGCAATAAAGCGGAAGGCAGTCAAGCGGGAGGCAATCAAGCAGAAGGCAATAGAGCAGAAGGTAGTCAAGCTGAAGGCAATAAAGCGGAAGACAGTAAAGCTGAAAGCAATAAAGTGGAAGGCGGTTCTTAG
- the LOC112185623 gene encoding syntaxin-22: MSFRDLESGLPPQRQRQSSLLLKKNSSSSKNYYEKNKEEAEEEPSRAVAAGIFQLQTAVSSFYRLVNSLGTPKDTLQLRDNLHKTRTHIGQLVKDISAKLKQASDTDHHAEVSVVKKIADAKLAKNFQAALKDYQKAQRLAAERETAYAPFVPKQVLPSSYSPHEQEMSSARSPKQQSLLLESERQAILLSDNEIAFNEAIIEEREQGIQEIQQQISEVNEIFKDLAVLVQDQGALIDDFSSNIDNAHSATAQATSQLSKASKLQKSNSSLTCLLLVIFGIVLIIVLIVVVA; this comes from the exons atgagTTTCAGAGATCTGGAGTCTGGTCTGCCTCCGCAACGACAAAGACAATCCTCGCTTTTGTTGAAGAAGAATTCTTCGTCCTCAAAGAATTACTATGAGAAGAACAAGGAGGAGGCGGAGGAGGAGCCGTCGCGGGCTGTGGCCGCTGGGATTTTCCAATTGCAAACCGCCGTCTCCTCCTTTTACCGCCTCGTCAATTCCCTCGGCACCCCTAAAGACACCCTTCAACTCCGTGACAACCT GCATAAGACAAGGACACATATTGGGCAGTTGGTGAAAGATATCTCAGCTAAACTTAAGCAAGCTAGTGATACTGATCACCATGCTGAAGTTAGT GTTGTCAAGAAGATTGCTGATGCTAAGCTTGCAAAGAATTTCCAGGCAGCTCTTAAAGACTATCAGAAGGCTCAAAGGCTTGCTGCTGAAAGGGAGACTGCATATGCTCCTTTTGTTCCCAAACAAGTTCTCCCTTCCAG TTATTCTCCCCACGAACAAGAGATGAGTTCAGCTAGAAGTCCCAAGCAGCAATCGCTCCTTCTAGAATCAGAAAG ACAAGCAATTTTGCTATCAGACAATGAGATTGCATTCAATGAAGCCATTATTGAGGAAAGGGAGCAAGGGATCCAAGAAATTCAGCAACAAATTAGTGAGGTTAATGAGATTTTCAAAGATCTAGCTGTCCTGGTTCAAGATCAAGGAGCTCTAATAG ATGATTTTAGTTCCAATATTGACAACGCTCATTCTGCAACTGCACAAGCTACTtcccaactttcaaaagcatCCAAGctccaaaaatcaaattcatccCTG ACCTGTTTGCTGCTGGTGATATTTGGAATAGTCCTCATCATTGTCCTTATAGTTGTTGTTGCTTGA
- the LOC112185633 gene encoding histone acetyltransferase MCC1, whose translation MWHKWKEKFMCKFSKYIKYLQGIDHTIPMVNPNLPRRPTICYRPIQPADLEILEQIHTDLFPIRYESEFFQNVVNGQDIVSWAAVDRSRPNGQSDELIGFVTARIVLARESEIGDLLNYDPSKPDQTLVYILTLGVVESFRNLGIASALIREVIKYASSIPTCRAVYLHVISYNNPAILLYKKMSFKCVRRLQGFYLIDGQHYDSYLFVYYVNGGRSPCSPLELVTATLNHMRNGLKLVFGRLRKNEDRKLVSKWSKCKESHCLISTTQSRKNLTAECTGYECV comes from the exons ATGTGGCATAAATGGAAGGAGAAGTTCATGTGCAAATTCTCCAAGTACATCAAATATTTGCAGGGGATTGACCACACTATACCAATGGTGAATCCAAATCTTCCCCGTCGTCCAACTATATGTTATAGGCCTATACAACCAGCTGACCTTGAGATCTTGGAGCAAATCCATACTGATTTATTTCCCATCAG GTATGAGTCCGAGTTTTTTCAAAATGTAGTGAATGGACAAGATATTGTGTCATGGGCAGCTGTTGATCGAAGTCGTCCAAATGGTCAAAGTGACGAACTAATTGGATTTGTAACTGCACGAATTGTCCTTGCAAGAGAAAGTGAG ATAGGGGATTTGCTCAATTATGACCCATCAAAACCAGATCAGACCTTGGTCTACATTCTGACGCTAGGAGTTGTagaatctttcagaaatcttgGCATAG CTTCTGCACTTATTCGTGAGGTCATAAAATATGCCTCAAGTATACCGACCTGCAGGGCAGTTTACCTGCACGTCATTTCTTACAATAATCCTGCAATCCTTTTGTACAAGAAAATGTCATTCAAGTGTGTAAGAAGATTGCAAGGCTTTTACTTGATCGATGGTCAGCATTATGATTCTTATCTGTTTGTTTACTATGTAAATGGCGGTCGATCTCCTTGCTCACCATT AGAGCTTGTTACAGCGACACTGAATCATATGAGGAATGGTTTGAAGTTGGTGTTTGGAAGACTACGGAAGAACGAAGATAGGAAGTTGGTCTCAAAATGGTCGAAATGTAAAGAGAGCCATTGCCTTATATCGACAACACAAAGCAGGAAAAACCTGACAGCAGAATGTACAGGGTATGAATGTGTTTGA
- the LOC112172911 gene encoding protein EXORDIUM-like 4 yields the protein MVFRVAVATQALLLILLLTTPHFVLAGKKGGGGGKKGGGGKGGAKKPSAPYRAPKNGGGGAKNKPSKPATPYRPPVVPEPKKPVADSTPLPEAVATIEVPRPGTLSRGPACKGNGEGIIYKGGPLLTGELNLSIIFYGQWQSQHKDLIRSFLSSLAVPGSTANQWWAIVESYQTVANMPNQGVHIKVGTQSSDDKASLGKVLTKDFIKQLVQRAKSGNPNTLAVIFAHKDVAVADLCRGKCYEHGAFDNMPYLIVGNPEVECPGSCAIPFAKASYGPAGDTVKPPNGDLGVDATIINFASGLASVVTNPFNGGFSKPGPKTWAIEAGNACEDMFGSGAGPGQPGKMTIDAAGCGYNAVGDGGARFLLPAIWDPKSSTCWTPM from the coding sequence ATGGTTTTTCGTGTTGCAGTAGCAACTCAGGCTCTCTTGCTAATCCTCCTCCTCACTACGCCTCACTTCGTATTGGCAGGCAAGAAAGGAGGAGGCGGAGGCAAGAAAGGAGGAGGCGGTAAGGGTGGGGCTAAAAAACCATCGGCACCTTATAGAGCACCTAAGAATGGTGGAGGCGGGGCCAAGAATAAACCATCGAAACCAGCAACACCTTATAGACCACCTGTAGTACCCGAGCCCAAAAAACCAGTGGCAGATTCTACACCTCTGCCGGAAGCTGTGGCCACCATTGAAGTGCCTAGACCAGGGACACTATCGAGAGGTCCCGCCTGTAAGGGCAACGGTGAGGGTATCATATACAAGGGAGGCCCTCTCCTGACCGGGGAGCTCAACCTTTCCATAATATTTTACGGCCAATGGCAGAGCCAACACAAGGATCTGATCAGGAGTTTCCTCAGTTCGTTGGCGGTGCCGGGCTCGACAGCGAACCAGTGGTGGGCCATTGTGGAAAGTTACCAGACTGTGGCCAATATGCCCAACCAAGGCGTCCATATCAAAGTGGGCACTCAGTCGAGCGATGATAAGGCCTCCTTGGGCAAAGTTTTGACCAAAGACTTTATCAAGCAGCTTGTGCAGAGGGCCAAGAGCGGCAACCCCAACACTCTCGCTGTCATCTTCGCTCACAAAGATGTCGCAGTTGCAGACCTGTGCAGGGGCAAATGCTACGAGCATGGAGCGTTTGATAACATGCCCTATCTCATTGTCGGAAACCCCGAAGTTGAGTGCCCTGGTTCTTGTGCCATTCCCTTCGCAAAGGCCAGCTACGGTCCTGCAGGCGACACCGTCAAACCACCAAACGGCGACCTGGGCGTTGATGCTACCATCATCAACTTTGCCTCCGGCTTGGCTTCCGTAGTCACTAACCCATTCAACGGCGGATTTTCCAAACCAGGACCCAAAACCTGGGCGATTGAGGCTGGCAACGCCTGCGAGGATATGTTCGGAAGCGGAGCAGGCCCCGGCCAACCCGGAAAGATGACAATCGACGCAGCTGGTTGTGGCTACAATGCCGTTGGAGATGGGGGTGCCAGATTCTTGCTTCCAGCAATTTGGGATCCAAAGTCGTCCACATGCTGGACCCCTATGTAA
- the LOC112175380 gene encoding protein EXORDIUM-like 2 has translation MALSRSRVHPDQLALVLSLLLLITTPSLVSGHVKPPGTICYNGGLLLTGKLDLSIFFYGAIGRTQKLVVRNFIKSLNHGGGTLKPRVTSWWDIVESYQSVSSPDHNEPKIAVKVVSQITEKGYSLGKVITIDFIRSMIKKATAGKPPASLVVIFTDKESAVASLCRGKCYDHGVIDNQPYLIVGNPEVECPDACGWPFMKSSYNPGITLTPPNGNPAVDAILVNFAAGLAAAVTNPFNTGYSKPGPKTWPLEASTVCNGIFASGSFPGNPGKVEVDARTGAAFNAHGLKGMKFLLPALWNPQTSSCWTPM, from the coding sequence ATGGCCTTATCAAGATCAAGAGTTCATCCTGATCAGCTTGCTCTGGTTCTGAGTTTACTCTTGTTAATTACTACTCCATCCCTGGTTTCGGGGCACGTTAAACCCCCAGGCACCATCTGTTACAATGGAGGGCTACTCCTGACCGGCAAACTCGACCTTTCAATCTTCTTCTATGGTGCAATTGGGCGTACACAAAAGCTCGTCGTCAGGAATTTCATCAAGTCCCTGAATCATGGTGGTGGCACCCTGAAGCCTCGGGTAACATCCTGGTGGGACATTGTCGAGAGCTACCAATCCGTATCTTCCCCCGATCATAATGAGCCCAAAATCGCAGTTAAAGTGGTGAGTCAAATAACCGAGAAAGGTTACTCCCTGGGGAAGGTGATCACCATTGACTTCATAAGGTCGATGATCAAAAAAGCCACCGCCGGGAAGCCTCCTGCCTCTCTTGTCGTCATATTCACCGATAAGGAAAGTGCGGTCGCATCCCTTTGCAGGGGAAAATGCTATGATCACGGAGTCATAGATAACCAGCCCTATCTCATCGTCGGAAACCCCGAAGTCGAGTGCCCCGATGCTTGTGGCTGGCCCTTCATGAAGTCCAGCTACAATCCAGGCATCACCCTCACACCGCCAAACGGCAACCCCGCCGTCGATGCTATTCTAGTCAACTTTGCTGCCGGTTTGGCTGCTGCCGTCACCAATCCATTCAACACCGGATATTCCAAACCAGGACCCAAAACCTGGCCGCTGGAGGCCAGCACTGTTTGTAACGGTATATTCGCAAGCGGGTCGTTCCCGGGGAATCCCGGCAAGGTGGAGGTGGACGCGAGAACAGGTGCTGCTTTCAATGCTCATGGATTGAAGGGTATGAAGTTTTTGCTTCCTGCGCTGTGGAATCCACAAACATCATCATGCTGGACCCCGATGTAG